The Fimbriiglobus ruber genomic sequence GCCACGGAGGCACCCCATGTCCGACAACGACCCCGTCCTCGGTCCCCCCGTCGCTAGCCCCTCCGGCGGCGATCTGGGCGCAACTCCCGCCCGAGCGCCGGCGGCAACTCCAGCGACTCCTCGCCGACCTACTCGCCCGGCCAATTCTGACCGATGTGCCCCCACTACGGGAGGCGCGTCATGACCGCCACCCCGCGTGATCTCTCGCCTTCCCCCAAGGTCCGACCGTGGCACCTCGACCGCGGGGCGATCGTCTACGTCCGGCAATCCACCCCGCAACAGGTCGCCGACCACCAGGAATCGACGGCCCGACAGTATGCCCTCACCGATCGTGCGAGCGCGCTCGGTTGGACCCGTGAGCGGGTGACCGTCATCGACGACGACCTGGGCAAGAGCGGCCAGTCGATCGAGGGGCGGCCGGGGTTCCAGCGCTTGTTGGCCGAGGTCGCCCTCGATCGCATCGGCCTGATCCTCGGGCTCGAGATGAGTCGACGGGCCCGGTCGTGCAAGGACGGGCACCAACTGCTGGAGTTGTGCGCCCGGTTCCGCGTTCTGCTGGCCGACGCCGACGGCGTGTTCGATCCGACCGACCATTCGGATCGCCTCCTGCTCGGGTTGCACGGGATGATGAATGAGGCCGAACTGCACGTCCTCAAACAGCGGATGCACCAGGGGAAGTTGAATAAAGCCCGCCGGGGTGAGTTGATCGTGTCCGTCCCGGTCGGTTACCTCAAGCACCCGTCCGGGCAGGTCACCCTCGATCCCGACGAGCAGGCCCAGGGCGTCGTCCGGTTGATCTTTGACGAGTTCGACCGGCAGGGCACCGTCCACGGAATCCTTCGCCACCTGATCGCCCACGGGATCCGACTCCCGGTGCGCTCGACCGCCGGCGGGAGCGGCGGACCGTTGCAATGGCGGCCACCGGGCCGGGAGACGATCCGCCAGATCCTCCGCCACCCGATCTACGCGGGGGCGTACCGGTACGGGCACCGGCCGACCGACCCGCGGAGGCAGACGGCGGGACATCCCAAGAGTGGTCGGAACTCCGGCCTGGCGGCGGATGAGTGCCTCGTGTTCCTCAGGGATCGATTCCCGGCGTACATCAGTTGGGAGCGGTTCGAGGCGAACCAACTGCGGCTCGCGGCGAACCGATCGCGGGCGGGGTCGCCCGGGGCGATTCGGAACGGGACCGCCCTCCTGGCCGGGGTGGTACGGTGCGGGCGGTGCGGCAAGCGAATGTACGTCCGGTATACCCGGACGGGGCGACCGTCGTACGTGTGCAGCACCCTGCGGTCCGACTACGGGCTGCCCCTGTGCCAATCGACTCCGGCCGCGGACATCGAGACGTGGGTGGCCGAGCAGGTGCTGTCGGCGTTGCAACCGGCCGCCCTGGATGCGAGTCTGACGGCCGCGGCCGCCGTCGAGGAGCAACGCCGGCAACTGGTCCGGCACTGGGAGCAACGGATCGAGCGGGCGCGGTACGAGGCGGATCGGGCGGGACGCCAGTACCACGCCTGTGAGCCGGAGAACCGGCTGGTGGCCCGCACCCTGGAGCAGCGGTGGGACGAGTTACTCCGGGAGGTCGCGCGGCTGGAAGCGGAGTTCGATCGCGTCCGCCGAACCCAACCGCGCGTCCTGGGGGAGGCCGACCGGGACCGCGTCCGGCAGTTGGCCGAACATGTGCCGGCGGTGTGGCGGGCGTCGACCACGACACCGGCGGACCGGCGGCAGATCGTTCGACTCCTGATCGACACGGTCGTGGTGACGGTCGACCCGACCGGCGACCGGGCCGCGATTCGCGTCGAGTGGTCCGGTGGGGCCGTCCAGCAGCAGACGGTCCACCGCCCGGTGCAAGGATACCGGCAACAGCGGGATTGGCCGCAGTTGTCCGCCCGGTTGATCGCGCTCCACGAACAGAATCGGACGCCGGCCGAGATCGCCACCATTCTCCAGGAGGCCGGGTTCCGACCCCCGAAACGGGCGACCGGGTTTACGGCCGGAATGGTGCGGCGGTTAGTGGACGATCTGGGGGTGCGGCCGCGGGTGTCGCGAGTCCCCGACGAGGCAGGTCCGCTGACAGAAGGCGAGTGGTGGTTGCACGAGTTGGCTCGCCACCTGGGCGTGTCGCCGTACACCTTGCACGGGTGGCGGACGAAGGGATGGTTGCATGCCCGCCAAGTCGGCGGGCGGGGCGGCCCGTGGGCCGTGTGGGCGGGTGGCACGGAGGTCGACCGGTTGCGTGCGCTCAAGGAATGCCCGCGGGTCTGGGCCAATCGGGATCGGCTGGCGGCGTTGCGCGTGCCGACGGTACGTGCGTAATGGCTTGGCGGGGTCCGGTCATCGTCACGGTGTCGATGACCGGACCCCGCACAACTTGTAACTTGGAGGTCAGTGTGACAGGCCAATCGAGAATGGGTTGCACTACACCCGGGACGAAACCTTGGGGAGGATCGCTGCCGGGTGCGGCGCGGGGAGTCGGGGCGGGTGATGGCGTCGTTGCGGAACGCGGTCGTGTATCTGCTCAAGGGGAGCGGTCATGGCGGGGTGGCGTCCGGAACCCGCGTGATGGCCGCCGATCCCCGGCGAGCCCTCGACTTGCTCACCGCTACATCTTCAATCTCTGAGTAGCCCTGCGGCGGCGATTAGGCTTGACTGGCGCCGGAAATCGCGTATTAAAAAAGGGGTAGAGACGGGCGCTTAGCTCAGCTGGCTAGAGTACTACATTGACATTGTAGGGGTCACAGGTTCAAGTCCTGTAGCGCCCACTGAGCAAGAACCCGCCGCAAAGCCTTAGTAAATAAGGTTTTGCGGCGGGTTTCTTTTTTTGCTTTGGAATGACGGTTTTGGGAGCCACTCTCCTGTTTGTCACCTGGTTTGTCACCAATTTCGTCCTCGGTTGATTGTCACCTGGGGAAGAAGCCGCGATCTTGATTCGACGCGAATCCTGCCCCCTTTTCTGGTCCGCACCTGTGAGACGTTGCGGACCAAGTTCACAGGAAAGCTCGTCGCCCATGACGATAGATCAACTCGCGACCTGCGACCGCACAACCCTCGACCGTTATGTTCGTGCCGGGAAGCCCTTCCTAGTGCCCGGATTTGCCCACCAATGGCCCGCATGCGAGCGGTGGACACCGGAATACCTCGCCGCCGCGGGCGGGGACACGCTCATATACGGTGAGTCACTACCCCGACGGTGTCACTCTGGCGGGGAAGGTCGCGATGACTGTGGGCGACTACCTCGCTGCCATCTCGGCCACGCCGAAGAGTTGGCAGCATCACTACATGGAATCGGTCGAGTTGGCGGAACTTGCGGAAGCGTTGTGCCAGGACGCCCCGATCCCGGCCGACCTTGATGGTCTGCCCGGGGTTTCGGACACTGTTTTCTTTGGCCTGAACACCGGAAGTTGCTGCCACATTCACGCCCACGAGGAAGCAGTCGTCTTCCAGTTCGTGGGGACCAAGGTCTTCACCCTTTACCCGCCGGAAGACGTCCGACACCTCTACTTCGAGCCGATCACCAAGGACTACCGCCGCAGCCGAGTCGTGTTCCCGGAAGTGAACTATCGTCGGTTCCCCCTCACCCGTCGTTTGAACAGGATCGACGTGGGTCTGAAATCGGGAGACGTTCTTTACATCCCCGTTCACTGGGCCCATTGGACGACCGCCGAGGGGTTCACATTCACACTGACGCGGTTCTTTCAGGCCCGGCTACGCCAATACCGCTTCCCTTCCCCGGCCTTCCGGTGCATCCTTGGCCGAGTAATCCAACTGATTCGCGACCGGAAGTGAACTTCCAGAAAAGAGTGGTGAGAAGGTGGTGCAGATTCTCAATCGAGCGCCAGAGATCCTCGACCGTCCAATTTTGCCGCATGGCTCGATCCAAACACACTCGTTGTCGAGTAGCGCTTCACCCTAGCTTTCTCGGCACCTCAGAGTAAAATCGGCGACAGAACGAAATTACCACCACCGTAAACTCTGGCCTGTTCGATGGGCGAGTGTCCTTTCGACGCCGGAGAAATACGAGAAAAAACTACCTAAACGACTCCTACCGACATTCAAACGGGGTACGCCCATGACCAAAATCATCGAGTTCTTGAATGAGGACGGCACTACGGTTCTGATCGAAGTAAAAGAGCCGGAGGATGCTCAGCGAGGTACAGGAAGGGCAAGCCGATCAGAAACGGTCCATAAGTTGGGCCAGAAGGCGTTTGAAGCTGGGCTTGCGCATCTTCGCCCGATTGCGCAGGCAGTGATGAAGACAGCAACAGAGTTGAACAATCCGAGTGAAGTCGCCATTGAATTCGGAATCAAGGTCAGTGTCGAATCCGGGGTCATAGTGGCGTCTGCTGAGGCGGAGGCGAATTTTAAGGTTTCGCTGAAATGGAAGAACTCCAAAACCGAGGGTCAATAGAAAATGCGGGCAGCATAAGGCGATCGATGCATTGGCACGGAACCGAACAACGGGGATGTCTTGAATCAGCTCATTCATTGCGCGGCTCGCCTCTTGGACAAGAAGCAGAAAGCAGTCGGCGGAGGCGTGCTAATCTCGAACAATCGAGTTCTGACATGCGCGCATGTCGTGAATACCGCACTCGATTTGGATGCCAACAACACTTTAATGCCCAATGGCTCGATTTTGGTCGATTTCCCGTTGTTAGCTCAAGGCGGCAGGCATTATTCGAGGGTGGTCTT encodes the following:
- a CDS encoding recombinase family protein translates to MTATPRDLSPSPKVRPWHLDRGAIVYVRQSTPQQVADHQESTARQYALTDRASALGWTRERVTVIDDDLGKSGQSIEGRPGFQRLLAEVALDRIGLILGLEMSRRARSCKDGHQLLELCARFRVLLADADGVFDPTDHSDRLLLGLHGMMNEAELHVLKQRMHQGKLNKARRGELIVSVPVGYLKHPSGQVTLDPDEQAQGVVRLIFDEFDRQGTVHGILRHLIAHGIRLPVRSTAGGSGGPLQWRPPGRETIRQILRHPIYAGAYRYGHRPTDPRRQTAGHPKSGRNSGLAADECLVFLRDRFPAYISWERFEANQLRLAANRSRAGSPGAIRNGTALLAGVVRCGRCGKRMYVRYTRTGRPSYVCSTLRSDYGLPLCQSTPAADIETWVAEQVLSALQPAALDASLTAAAAVEEQRRQLVRHWEQRIERARYEADRAGRQYHACEPENRLVARTLEQRWDELLREVARLEAEFDRVRRTQPRVLGEADRDRVRQLAEHVPAVWRASTTTPADRRQIVRLLIDTVVVTVDPTGDRAAIRVEWSGGAVQQQTVHRPVQGYRQQRDWPQLSARLIALHEQNRTPAEIATILQEAGFRPPKRATGFTAGMVRRLVDDLGVRPRVSRVPDEAGPLTEGEWWLHELARHLGVSPYTLHGWRTKGWLHARQVGGRGGPWAVWAGGTEVDRLRALKECPRVWANRDRLAALRVPTVRA
- a CDS encoding cupin-like domain-containing protein; the encoded protein is MSHYPDGVTLAGKVAMTVGDYLAAISATPKSWQHHYMESVELAELAEALCQDAPIPADLDGLPGVSDTVFFGLNTGSCCHIHAHEEAVVFQFVGTKVFTLYPPEDVRHLYFEPITKDYRRSRVVFPEVNYRRFPLTRRLNRIDVGLKSGDVLYIPVHWAHWTTAEGFTFTLTRFFQARLRQYRFPSPAFRCILGRVIQLIRDRK
- a CDS encoding CU044_2847 family protein, coding for MTKIIEFLNEDGTTVLIEVKEPEDAQRGTGRASRSETVHKLGQKAFEAGLAHLRPIAQAVMKTATELNNPSEVAIEFGIKVSVESGVIVASAEAEANFKVSLKWKNSKTEGQ